In a single window of the Candidatus Rhabdochlamydia sp. T3358 genome:
- the lpdA gene encoding dihydrolipoyl dehydrogenase, whose amino-acid sequence MDQKKYDIAVIGAGPGGYVAAIKLAQEGKKVCLIEKQFLGGTCLNVGCIPTKTLLSHADLLHRMTHAAEFGIEIGSIHLNYAKMKQRKDSVVEKMRKGLQGLLQSNQITILYGQAEFISPKELKITGKDACKIEAEQIIIATGSEPLDIPSLPCDHQLVCNSTSILELTELPKILVIVGGGYIGCEFASLFADLKVKVIILEALSSIVINQGKSISEALTRAFQKKGIEIQTNVKVVGIDKQESGLRIRLEGDKELFCDKALIAIGRKLVSNGLGLEKIGVVLDKKGAIVVNEKMQTNLDGIYAIGDVTGKNLLAHVASHQGIIAADTILGKTVEMHYNAIPAVIFTNPEIAMVGMTFEEAEKAGFTPTIGKFPFQALGKAVASAETDGFTQIIIDKSTGQILGAQVVGSEASALIAEMGLAIAQELTLDCIIDTIHAHPTLPEAWHEAALLANETPLHLPPKRKS is encoded by the coding sequence ATGGATCAAAAAAAATATGATATTGCAGTAATCGGTGCAGGACCTGGAGGATATGTAGCTGCTATTAAACTCGCACAAGAGGGTAAAAAAGTATGTCTTATAGAAAAACAGTTCCTTGGAGGAACTTGCCTTAACGTAGGTTGCATCCCTACAAAAACCCTCTTATCCCATGCAGATCTTTTACATAGAATGACCCATGCTGCTGAATTTGGGATAGAAATAGGCTCTATTCATCTCAATTATGCAAAAATGAAACAGCGTAAAGACAGCGTTGTGGAAAAAATGCGTAAAGGATTACAGGGACTATTACAATCTAATCAGATTACCATCCTATACGGGCAAGCAGAGTTTATATCGCCTAAAGAGCTCAAAATCACAGGTAAGGACGCTTGCAAGATTGAAGCAGAACAAATCATTATTGCAACCGGCTCTGAGCCTTTGGATATCCCTTCACTACCATGCGATCATCAATTAGTTTGCAACTCTACTTCTATTTTAGAACTAACTGAGCTACCTAAAATCTTAGTTATTGTAGGAGGAGGATATATCGGTTGTGAGTTTGCTTCTTTATTTGCCGATCTAAAAGTAAAAGTGATTATATTAGAAGCTCTTTCCTCTATTGTAATCAATCAGGGAAAAAGTATTTCTGAAGCTTTAACACGCGCTTTTCAGAAAAAAGGTATTGAAATACAAACCAATGTGAAAGTAGTAGGGATTGATAAACAAGAATCTGGTTTACGCATCCGTTTAGAAGGAGACAAAGAGCTATTTTGTGATAAAGCACTTATTGCAATAGGGCGTAAACTGGTATCTAATGGATTGGGGTTAGAAAAGATAGGAGTGGTTCTTGATAAAAAAGGAGCTATCGTTGTAAATGAGAAAATGCAAACCAATCTAGATGGAATTTATGCTATTGGTGATGTAACAGGTAAAAATCTTTTAGCTCATGTAGCTTCTCATCAAGGGATAATAGCTGCAGATACTATCCTAGGTAAAACCGTTGAAATGCATTACAATGCCATTCCGGCAGTGATTTTTACCAACCCAGAGATCGCTATGGTAGGTATGACATTCGAAGAAGCTGAAAAAGCAGGATTTACCCCCACTATTGGTAAATTTCCTTTTCAAGCACTTGGCAAAGCAGTTGCCTCTGCAGAAACAGACGGATTTACGCAAATTATCATAGATAAATCCACCGGACAAATTTTGGGAGCTCAAGTTGTAGGAAGTGAAGCCTCTGCTTTAATTGCTGAAATGGGTTTAGCCATTGCACAAGAGTTAACCCTTGATTGTATTATTGATACTATTCATGCTCATCCTACTCTACCAGAGGCTTGGCATGAAGCTGCTTTATTAGCAAATGAAACACCTCTTCACCTTCCGCCAAAGAGAAAATCATGA
- the lipA gene encoding lipoyl synthase, whose product MPINPESYSSSQLLRPGRFPSWLHRKLPRGSNLSHTQEILTRHRLNTVCEEAKCPNRFECYSNHTATFLALGKQCTRNCGFCDIDFSKTPKQPEADEPSRIALCTQELGLKHVVITMVARDDLVDKGASHMAAIIRQVRAECKEVTVEVLTSDFSEDYAAIDLLLKEQPDIFNHNLETVEELTPRVRHKATYLRSLNILSYVKQSHKAQFIKSGLMVGLGETPEQVKQAIDDLKTAGCDIITIGQYLQANRKKLLVKEFITPEQFQKYADYGREIGIKQMFCGPFVRSSYHAHEVKDLMTKG is encoded by the coding sequence CTGCCGATCAATCCCGAGTCTTACTCTTCTTCACAACTGTTAAGACCCGGACGTTTCCCCTCTTGGTTACATCGAAAACTACCCAGAGGCTCAAACTTATCACACACACAAGAGATCTTAACCAGGCATCGTTTAAATACGGTATGTGAAGAAGCAAAATGCCCCAATCGTTTTGAATGTTATTCCAACCACACAGCTACCTTCTTAGCACTTGGTAAACAGTGCACGCGTAATTGCGGGTTTTGTGATATCGATTTTTCAAAAACCCCTAAACAACCTGAAGCTGATGAGCCAAGCCGTATTGCTTTATGTACACAAGAATTAGGACTAAAGCATGTGGTTATCACTATGGTTGCACGAGATGATCTTGTCGATAAAGGAGCTTCTCACATGGCAGCCATTATCCGCCAGGTACGTGCAGAATGCAAAGAAGTGACGGTTGAAGTGTTAACCTCTGATTTTTCAGAGGACTACGCTGCCATTGATCTTCTTCTTAAAGAGCAACCAGACATTTTTAACCACAATTTAGAAACCGTTGAGGAATTAACACCCAGGGTAAGGCACAAAGCAACCTACCTTCGCTCTTTAAATATCCTCTCTTATGTAAAACAATCACATAAAGCGCAATTTATTAAATCTGGCTTAATGGTGGGTTTAGGAGAAACACCTGAGCAAGTGAAACAAGCCATTGATGATCTGAAAACAGCAGGCTGTGATATCATTACCATTGGGCAATACTTGCAAGCAAATAGAAAAAAACTTCTTGTTAAAGAGTTCATTACTCCTGAGCAATTTCAAAAATATGCAGACTACGGTCGAGAGATAGGGATTAAGCAAATGTTCTGCGGTCCATTTGTTCGATCTAGCTACCATGCACATGAAGTCAAAGACCTCATGACAAAAGGATAG
- a CDS encoding ATP-binding protein, translating to MANKKAGTGDISEKIIGRLKEQELLQDLVKSKKSEFIAVYGRRRVGKTYLIKNFMGSFPYVFFHVTGVQKGPIKAQLKEFAKQIGKTFYQSPSIIPQKSWDDAFEDLTKAINELPKEQTVILFFDEFPWMATPRSKILIALELYWNRYWVFDKRIKLIICGSATSWIINNIINNKGGLHNRVTRTIQLQPFSLHETESYLKEHKIHLKHRQILDLYTVLGGVPLYWSFVRKGRSSHQCIDELCFQRNGPLVNEFERLFESLFDDPKPYTELIRFIAKHRYGIGQAELIKLAKLPNGGSTIDRLHQLEEAGFITSLVPYGHKDKGVYCVMDDEYSLFYLRWIEPNLKTIAKKEINEGFWLSLSSQSSWKTWAGYAFESICYKHINQIRRALHVNPGAHVGTWRYSPRVKDGQEGAQIDLLFDRQDGVITLCEIKCSDNQFAIDKSYYQELVRKMEVFRKQTRTKKQLFLSMVTTYGLKKTIYSEELITDQATLEDLFKEIYK from the coding sequence ATGGCTAATAAAAAAGCGGGAACCGGGGACATTTCAGAAAAGATCATAGGGCGTTTAAAAGAGCAGGAATTACTGCAAGATCTCGTTAAATCTAAGAAATCAGAGTTCATTGCTGTTTACGGCCGTCGTAGAGTGGGAAAAACTTATCTCATCAAAAACTTTATGGGGTCTTTCCCCTACGTATTTTTTCATGTAACTGGAGTACAAAAAGGTCCTATAAAAGCTCAACTAAAAGAATTTGCTAAGCAAATAGGTAAAACCTTTTATCAAAGTCCGTCTATTATCCCTCAGAAAAGCTGGGATGATGCTTTTGAAGACCTTACCAAAGCCATCAATGAGCTCCCAAAAGAACAAACTGTTATCCTTTTTTTTGATGAATTTCCCTGGATGGCGACACCGCGTTCAAAAATTCTTATAGCATTGGAGCTGTATTGGAACCGTTATTGGGTTTTTGATAAACGCATCAAACTAATTATCTGTGGGTCTGCTACCTCCTGGATTATTAATAACATCATCAATAACAAAGGCGGTCTACATAATAGAGTAACGCGCACAATTCAATTGCAACCATTTTCTTTACATGAAACAGAGAGCTATCTAAAAGAACATAAAATCCACCTTAAGCATAGACAAATTCTCGATCTTTATACAGTTTTAGGAGGAGTTCCTCTCTATTGGTCCTTTGTGCGGAAGGGCCGTTCTTCCCATCAATGTATCGATGAACTATGCTTTCAACGCAACGGTCCTTTAGTCAATGAATTTGAACGTTTATTTGAATCGCTTTTTGATGATCCCAAACCTTATACAGAGCTTATTCGTTTTATTGCAAAACATCGATATGGAATAGGTCAAGCGGAACTGATCAAGCTAGCTAAACTTCCTAATGGCGGCAGTACGATTGATAGATTGCATCAATTAGAAGAAGCTGGTTTTATCACCAGCCTTGTTCCCTATGGGCATAAGGATAAGGGGGTATACTGCGTAATGGATGATGAGTATAGTCTTTTTTATCTGCGATGGATTGAGCCAAATTTGAAGACCATTGCTAAAAAAGAAATAAATGAAGGATTTTGGTTATCCCTATCTAGCCAATCGAGTTGGAAGACATGGGCTGGTTATGCCTTTGAATCTATCTGCTATAAGCATATTAATCAGATTCGCCGTGCTTTACATGTCAACCCAGGTGCTCATGTAGGAACTTGGCGTTATTCTCCAAGAGTAAAAGATGGCCAAGAGGGAGCCCAAATTGATTTGCTTTTTGATCGGCAAGACGGAGTAATTACGCTTTGTGAAATCAAATGCTCTGATAACCAGTTTGCAATTGATAAATCGTATTATCAAGAACTTGTGCGAAAAATGGAAGTATTTAGAAAGCAAACAAGAACAAAAAAACAGCTTTTTTTATCCATGGTTACTACGTATGGATTAAAAAAAACAATATATTCCGAGGAACTTATTACAGACCAAGCGACTCTTGAAGATTTGTTTAAGGAAATATATAAATGA
- a CDS encoding glycosyltransferase family 2 protein, translating into MLPKVGIIILHYGSLANTIECLQSVFALDYPVFETIVVDNSLHPTDGTTLREHFPKITLLSMPENLGYAEGNNQGIAYAIKHDCTYVLLLNNDTVIAKDLLTHFVQTAQAHPKAGCLGAKIFYYDEPITLWHAGGFLHSKTLRLYHKGYKEIDLANEYNSTAEIEYACGCAIFVTKEVIETVGTLSKEFFLIWEEVDWCWRIRKAGYSCLFVPQAKVWHKISCGFQGRGALWHYFYFRNRLVFLKHHLPRKQRFAFYYFQLPKELFSLFLHAFYPRFTKTTRLLHRAALRGIFDYYRGFLGPCSHKNFR; encoded by the coding sequence ATGCTTCCTAAAGTTGGCATTATTATTCTACATTATGGATCTTTAGCGAATACGATTGAATGTCTACAATCGGTTTTTGCTTTAGACTACCCTGTTTTTGAAACAATTGTTGTCGACAATAGCCTGCATCCCACTGATGGGACAACACTAAGAGAGCATTTTCCTAAAATCACTCTCTTATCTATGCCAGAAAATTTGGGATACGCAGAAGGGAATAACCAGGGTATAGCTTATGCAATCAAACATGACTGCACATACGTACTCTTACTTAATAACGATACGGTTATTGCAAAAGATCTACTCACCCACTTTGTACAAACCGCCCAAGCCCATCCAAAGGCTGGTTGCTTAGGTGCCAAAATTTTTTACTACGATGAACCTATAACGCTTTGGCATGCAGGCGGATTTCTTCATTCTAAAACCCTTCGTCTCTATCATAAGGGCTATAAAGAAATTGATCTAGCAAACGAGTATAATAGCACTGCAGAAATTGAATATGCTTGTGGCTGTGCTATTTTTGTGACAAAAGAAGTAATAGAAACAGTAGGCACTCTATCCAAAGAATTCTTCCTTATTTGGGAAGAAGTTGATTGGTGTTGGCGTATCAGAAAAGCTGGTTATAGTTGTCTTTTTGTACCTCAAGCAAAAGTTTGGCATAAGATTTCTTGCGGTTTCCAAGGAAGAGGGGCTCTATGGCACTATTTTTACTTTCGCAATCGCTTAGTTTTTTTAAAACATCATCTTCCTAGAAAACAGAGATTTGCCTTTTATTATTTTCAGCTTCCTAAGGAGCTATTTTCTCTCTTTCTCCATGCTTTTTATCCTCGGTTTACTAAAACAACACGCCTTTTACATCGTGCAGCATTAAGAGGTATCTTTGACTACTATCGAGGGTTTTTAGGCCCTTGTTCTCATAAAAACTTTCGTTAA
- a CDS encoding sugar phosphate nucleotidyltransferase has protein sequence MDMLAFAQKTDCIILAGGQGTRLFPLTQTRCKPAVCFGGTYRLIDIPLSHCLHAKLDSIFVITQYLASSLQQHIYETYHFDQFHKSNIQLLSPEETPTRKVWFKGTADSIRQSIEHFEASSSEYFLILSGDQLYNMDFNKLFAFAEESDADFIIAALSVEEQEAKRMGVLNISAKREVLDFFEKPSDIATLKRFIQPTTKYLGSMGIYLCKRDALFNLLKEEGDDFGRHLIPLQVNKGGTYCYQHDGYWEDIGTVLSYYQANLALTKENHLDTKPIFTTAQQLPSTLLRNARVSDSIIAQGSINEASQITNSVVGMRIRIGSGSVIESCVLVGNLSAFPSPSTLPQFCSIGKNCLLKKVIVDEHTIIGDNVTLTNPNAINHLDTFKDRGIYIRDGIIIITSGTKVPDGFTL, from the coding sequence ATGGATATGCTCGCTTTTGCGCAAAAGACCGATTGTATTATTCTAGCAGGGGGCCAAGGGACTCGTTTGTTTCCTCTTACCCAAACCCGCTGTAAACCAGCGGTTTGCTTTGGCGGAACCTATCGTTTAATTGACATTCCTCTTTCTCACTGTTTACATGCTAAATTAGACTCGATCTTTGTGATTACTCAATACTTAGCCTCTTCTTTGCAACAACATATTTATGAGACCTATCACTTCGATCAATTTCATAAGAGCAATATTCAACTGCTGTCGCCTGAAGAAACACCTACGCGCAAAGTTTGGTTTAAAGGAACCGCTGATTCTATCAGACAAAGCATTGAGCATTTTGAAGCCTCCTCTTCAGAATATTTTTTAATTCTATCAGGAGACCAACTCTACAATATGGATTTTAATAAGCTATTTGCCTTTGCAGAAGAGAGTGATGCCGATTTTATCATTGCAGCTTTAAGTGTTGAAGAGCAAGAAGCAAAGCGTATGGGAGTACTCAATATTTCTGCTAAAAGAGAAGTCTTGGACTTTTTTGAAAAACCCTCTGATATAGCCACCCTAAAACGATTTATCCAACCTACAACAAAATACTTAGGATCTATGGGTATTTATCTATGTAAAAGAGATGCTCTCTTTAATTTGCTAAAAGAAGAAGGGGATGACTTTGGTAGGCATCTTATTCCATTGCAAGTGAATAAGGGAGGCACCTATTGCTATCAACATGATGGGTATTGGGAAGATATTGGTACTGTTCTTTCCTATTATCAGGCAAATTTAGCTTTAACCAAAGAAAATCATCTTGATACCAAACCTATTTTTACTACTGCGCAACAATTGCCCAGTACTTTACTTAGAAATGCAAGAGTAAGTGACTCCATTATTGCTCAAGGATCCATTAACGAAGCTTCTCAAATTACCAATAGCGTAGTTGGTATGCGAATAAGAATAGGATCCGGCAGTGTCATTGAAAGTTGCGTTTTGGTGGGAAATCTTAGTGCATTCCCCTCTCCTAGTACTCTACCGCAATTTTGTTCTATCGGTAAAAACTGCCTATTGAAAAAAGTGATTGTCGATGAACATACCATTATCGGTGATAACGTAACATTGACCAACCCAAATGCTATAAATCATCTAGATACCTTTAAAGATCGTGGTATTTATATTCGAGATGGGATTATCATTATAACATCTGGAACAAAAGTTCCTGATGGGTTTACTCTCTAA
- a CDS encoding metallophosphoesterase, with the protein MKIWALSDPHLCFGAPKKSMEVFGPAWKNYTDKIHANWLECIKKEDLVLIPGDISWAMRLKEALIDLNWLDALPGHKIILRGNHDYWWSSKAKLAQAMPASIQCIHNDAILWQDVAIGGSRLWDTYEYQFNNYIEFKENPLQKKTLKESPEKQEVIFLRELERLKLSLKQLSPLARVRIALTHYPPIGPHLNSSRASEILEQFQIQYCVFGHLHNVRKKALPFGPARGVQYILTSCDYLDFKPLRIL; encoded by the coding sequence ATGAAAATTTGGGCTCTTTCAGATCCACATCTATGTTTTGGCGCACCTAAAAAATCTATGGAGGTTTTTGGTCCTGCTTGGAAAAATTACACCGATAAAATTCATGCTAATTGGCTAGAATGTATTAAAAAAGAAGATTTGGTGTTGATTCCAGGAGATATCTCTTGGGCCATGCGCCTAAAGGAAGCTCTTATTGACTTAAACTGGTTAGATGCTCTACCTGGGCATAAAATCATCTTACGAGGAAATCACGATTATTGGTGGAGTTCCAAAGCAAAGCTTGCACAAGCTATGCCAGCTTCCATTCAATGTATTCACAATGATGCTATTTTATGGCAAGATGTAGCCATCGGTGGCAGTAGATTATGGGATACTTACGAATATCAATTTAACAACTACATTGAATTCAAAGAAAACCCTCTACAAAAAAAAACCTTAAAAGAGAGTCCTGAAAAGCAAGAGGTTATTTTTCTAAGAGAGCTAGAGCGATTAAAATTAAGCTTAAAACAGCTATCTCCTCTTGCACGTGTTCGTATTGCGTTAACCCACTATCCACCCATTGGCCCTCACTTAAACTCCTCTCGTGCTTCAGAAATTTTAGAACAATTTCAGATTCAATACTGCGTATTTGGACACCTACATAACGTAAGAAAAAAAGCGCTTCCTTTTGGTCCAGCTCGCGGGGTTCAATATATCTTAACCTCTTGTGACTATTTAGACTTCAAACCTCTACGCATTCTCTAA
- a CDS encoding U-box domain-containing protein, giving the protein MRCASSLILTVINTFRNPDGGEKNWSYPIDYVSIFNRHGSQTTKLLEVQLVKAVIGQAASLAVVSIAVIETIAYTALTAVSLVFYRYTHMPYTFSISLLKSSSFTIAWVFSKIEYYSLISIREGPLDWARSDQERQRRLVILLVINAVIATTSFFFGVHMLQNEPTHESFARRKISPSWFFRDEDKVEIIRQFLPSATDGFIQHCIRNDIIWGDLMRLLNISPSRLENHLRNLDQRYRGEPVITAALDENEEWDDENYTYVCAITLEPLIDPVQDPTATGTNPTLYEREAIVQWLSAKSISPFTRQPLSVSKLLEIDERLPETEVRAGIREQQERIARKRANREIA; this is encoded by the coding sequence ATGAGATGTGCTTCTAGCCTAATTTTAACTGTTATAAATACTTTCAGAAATCCTGATGGGGGAGAAAAAAATTGGTCTTATCCTATTGATTATGTAAGTATATTCAATAGACATGGTTCACAGACTACAAAATTACTAGAAGTACAACTTGTAAAAGCGGTTATAGGTCAAGCAGCTTCTCTTGCTGTAGTGTCCATAGCAGTTATAGAAACGATTGCTTATACAGCTTTGACAGCTGTTTCATTGGTGTTTTATCGCTACACCCACATGCCTTATACGTTTTCTATAAGCCTTTTAAAAAGTAGCTCTTTTACCATTGCCTGGGTTTTTTCTAAAATTGAATATTACTCTTTAATAAGTATTAGAGAGGGCCCTCTAGATTGGGCTCGATCAGATCAAGAAAGGCAGCGTAGACTGGTTATTCTATTAGTTATCAATGCTGTTATAGCTACTACAAGCTTTTTTTTTGGAGTGCATATGCTCCAAAACGAGCCTACTCATGAATCGTTTGCTAGACGAAAAATCAGTCCCAGTTGGTTTTTTCGAGATGAAGATAAAGTAGAAATCATTCGACAATTCTTACCAAGTGCAACAGATGGTTTTATCCAACATTGTATACGAAATGATATAATTTGGGGAGATTTGATGAGATTGCTAAACATTTCGCCTAGTCGATTAGAGAACCATCTTAGAAATCTAGATCAGAGATATAGAGGAGAGCCTGTGATTACTGCAGCTCTTGATGAGAATGAAGAGTGGGATGATGAAAACTATACGTATGTTTGTGCAATTACACTAGAGCCTTTAATAGATCCAGTACAAGATCCTACTGCAACAGGTACAAATCCTACACTGTATGAAAGAGAAGCTATTGTGCAATGGTTGAGTGCAAAGTCCATCTCGCCTTTTACTAGACAGCCATTAAGCGTTTCTAAATTGCTGGAAATAGATGAAAGGCTTCCAGAAACAGAAGTTCGAGCAGGGATTAGAGAGCAGCAAGAGAGAATAGCAAGGAAAAGAGCTAATAGAGAGATAGCTTAA